The following proteins are encoded in a genomic region of Liolophura sinensis isolate JHLJ2023 chromosome 7, CUHK_Ljap_v2, whole genome shotgun sequence:
- the LOC135470236 gene encoding uncharacterized protein LOC135470236, whose translation MSRWPGETDLTYPEVFSCIPAHAKYGGKPGQLSDAQTAQYYKEGFLVVKEFFRKEELDPAREAINQLVDELAQKLFEAGKIKDLYESEGYFTRLIKIEEDFPGANIILHKTEKLPQAFRNLWSNERLLNVVEQFVGPDIGGHPVWNLRTKTPNNEATTVPWHQDSAYMAKDSYGKHILTAWIPLVDANEVNGCMQMLRAGHKLGKVARHQCCVGPTWYVETTKEEMERSLGVNVEEDIVTCPIPYGGMLLFNNITPHRSLQNSSNGVRWSMDLRWYNPYQGEGFWGLKKGVVMRLKDKPGLKIDWEPFEAENRNALQATTISSEKLDEFDTTVPGPWMKQWEIVNHNRHTAAMMMEQSAV comes from the exons ATGAGTCGGTGGCCGGGCGAGACTGATTTAACATACCCGGAAGTATTCAGCTGTATCCCAGCTCATGCCAAGTATGGGGGTAAACCTGGACAGCTCTCAGATGCTCAGACAGCTCAGTATTACAAAGAG GGTTTTCTAGTTGTCAAGGAATTCTTCAGGAAAGAGGAATTGGATCCAGCTAGAGAAGCTATTAACCAACTTGTCGATGAATTGGCCCAGAAGCTATTCGAAGCAGGAAAAATCAAAG ACCTGTATGAGAGTGAGGGATATTTTACTCGCCTGATTAAAATCGAAGAGGACTTCCCTGGGGCGAATATAATACTTCACAAAACCGAAAAACTTCCACAG GCATTTAGAAATTTGTGGTCCAATGAGAGATTGTTGAACGTGGTCGAACAGTTTGTTGGACCCGACATTGGAGGACACCCCGTGTGGAATTTGAGGACAAAAACTCCCAATAATGAAGCCACCACCGTGCCCTGGCATCAAG ATTCAGCATACATGGCCAAAGACTCGTATGGCAAACACATTTTAACGGCCTGGATACCGTTGGTTGACGCAAACGAAGTGAACGGCTGTATGCAG ATGCTGAGAGCAGGACACAAACTTGGGAAAGTCGCGCGACACCAGTGTTGCGTAGGGCCTACGTGGTACGTTGAAACGACAAAGGAAGAGATGGAACGCAGTCTAG GTGTAAATGTTGAGGAAGATATTGTCACATGTCCAATTCCATATGGAGGAATGTTGTTGTTTAACAACATTACGCCTCACAGAAG tcttcaGAATTCCTCAAATGGTGTACGCTGGAGCATGGACTTGCGCTGGTATAATCCTTATCAGGGCGAAGGCTTCTGGGGCCTTAAGAAAGGCGTAGTCATGCGCCTGAAGGACAAGCCTGGCCTCAAGATAGACTGGGAACCTTTTGAGGCCGAGAACAGGAACGCTCTGCAGGCAACGACTATCAGTTCCGAAAAG